One Rattus norvegicus strain BN/NHsdMcwi chromosome 20, GRCr8, whole genome shotgun sequence DNA segment encodes these proteins:
- the Smim29 gene encoding small integral membrane protein 29 isoform 3 (isoform 3 is encoded by transcript variant 3): MYSYDPAEELHEAEQELLSDVGDPKVVHGWQSGYQQKRMPLLDIKT, translated from the exons ATGTATAGCTATGACCCGGCAGAAGAGCTCCACGAAGCTGAACAGGAGCTGCTGTCTGATGTGGGAGACCCTAAG GTGGTTCATGGCTGGCAGAGCGGCTACCAGCAGAAGCGAATGCCCCTGCTGGACATCAAGACATGA
- the Smim29 gene encoding small integral membrane protein 29 isoform 1 (isoform 1 is encoded by transcript variant 1; The RefSeq protein has 1 substitution compared to this genomic sequence) gives MCRRKSGWTGFAITCFPCIAMTRQKSSTKLNRSCCLMWETLRWFMAGRAATSRSECPCWTSRHEGLRHLSPTQIGTGHLNTHSWPRARPTRHWWASLPCGVGIAQHLVSSSQFPW, from the exons ATGTGCAGAAGAAAAAGCG GGTGGACCGGCTTCGCCATCACCTGCTTCCCATGTATAGCTATGACCCGGCAGAAGAGCTCCACGAAGCTGAACAGGAGCTGCTGTCTGATGTGGGAGACCCTAAG GTGGTTCATGGCTGGCAGAGCGGCTACCAGCAGAAGCGAATGCCCCTGCTGGACATCAAGACATGAAGGTCTGCGCCACTTGTCACCCACCCAGATAGGTACGGGGCATCTGAACACCCACAGCTGGCCCCGAGCCAGGCCTACCAGGCACTAGTGGGCCTCTCTTCCTTGTGGAGTGGGTATAGCACAGCACCTCGTCTCCTCTAGCCAATTCCCATGGTGA
- the Hmga1 gene encoding high mobility group protein HMG-I/HMG-Y isoform X3, with protein MSESVSKSSQPLASKQEKDGTEKRGRGRPRKQPSVSPGTALVGSQKEPSEVPTPKRPRGRPKGSKNKGTAKTRLPQLRGGNQGADPRNWRRRKRRASPRSPRRRSSDHLQCRLLLGH; from the exons ATGAGCGAGTCGGTCTCAAAGTCCAGCCAGCCCCTGGCCTCCAAGCAGGAAAAGGATGGGACTGAGAAGCGAGGCCGGGGCAGGCCGCGCAAGCAGCCTTCGGTGAGTCCTGGGACGGCGCTGGTAGGGAGTCAG AAGGAGCCCAGTGAAGTGCCAACCCCGAAGAGACCCCGGGGCCGGCCGAAGGGAAGCAAGAACAAGGGCACAGCCAAGACGCGG tTACCACAACTCCGGGGAGGAAACCAAGGGGCAGACCCAAGAAACTG gagaaggaggaagaggagggcatcTCCCAGGAGTCCTCGGAGGAGGAGCAGTGACCACTTGCAGTGCCGCCTGCTCCTTGGCCACTGA
- the Smim29 gene encoding small integral membrane protein 29 isoform 2 (isoform 2 is encoded by transcript variant 2), with protein sequence MSNTTVPNAPQANSDSMVGYVLGPFFLITLVGVVVAVVMYVQKKKRVDRLRHHLLPMYSYDPAEELHEAEQELLSDVGDPKVVHGWQSGYQQKRMPLLDIKT encoded by the exons ATGAGTAACACGACAGTGCCCAATGCCCCCCAGGCCAACAGCGACTCCATGGTGGGTTACGTGTTGGGGCCTTTCTTCCTCATCACCCTGGTCGGAGTGGTGGTGGCCGTG GTAATGTATGTGCAGAAGAAAAAGCG GGTGGACCGGCTTCGCCATCACCTGCTTCCCATGTATAGCTATGACCCGGCAGAAGAGCTCCACGAAGCTGAACAGGAGCTGCTGTCTGATGTGGGAGACCCTAAG GTGGTTCATGGCTGGCAGAGCGGCTACCAGCAGAAGCGAATGCCCCTGCTGGACATCAAGACATGA
- the Smim29 gene encoding small integral membrane protein 29 isoform X2 — protein sequence MDGQQRARTEQLGVPGFQGSPGEAPSLGHHYSCSPLRPLASDVMSNTTVPNAPQANSDSMVGYVLGPFFLITLVGVVVAVVMYVQKKKRVDRLRHHLLPMYSYDPAEELHEAEQELLSDVGDPKVVHGWQSGYQQKRMPLLDIKT from the exons ATGGATGGGCAGCAGCGCGCCCGCACGGAGCAGCTCGGGGTGCCGGGGTTCCAAG ggAGCCCAGGGGAGGCGCCCTCCCTAGGCCACCACTACTCATGCAGTCCACTCcgccctctggcctctgatgtcATGAGTAACACGACAGTGCCCAATGCCCCCCAGGCCAACAGCGACTCCATGGTGGGTTACGTGTTGGGGCCTTTCTTCCTCATCACCCTGGTCGGAGTGGTGGTGGCCGTG GTAATGTATGTGCAGAAGAAAAAGCG GGTGGACCGGCTTCGCCATCACCTGCTTCCCATGTATAGCTATGACCCGGCAGAAGAGCTCCACGAAGCTGAACAGGAGCTGCTGTCTGATGTGGGAGACCCTAAG GTGGTTCATGGCTGGCAGAGCGGCTACCAGCAGAAGCGAATGCCCCTGCTGGACATCAAGACATGA
- the Hmga1 gene encoding high mobility group protein HMG-I/HMG-Y isoform X2, with product MSESVSKSSQPLASKQEKDGTEKRGRGRPRKQPSKEPSEVPTPKRPRGRPKGSKNKGTAKTRKVTTTPGRKPRGRPKKLEKEEEEGISQESSEEEQ from the exons ATGAGCGAGTCGGTCTCAAAGTCCAGCCAGCCCCTGGCCTCCAAGCAGGAAAAGGATGGGACTGAGAAGCGAGGCCGGGGCAGGCCGCGCAAGCAGCCTTCG AAGGAGCCCAGTGAAGTGCCAACCCCGAAGAGACCCCGGGGCCGGCCGAAGGGAAGCAAGAACAAGGGCACAGCCAAGACGCGG aaagtTACCACAACTCCGGGGAGGAAACCAAGGGGCAGACCCAAGAAACTG gagaaggaggaagaggagggcatcTCCCAGGAGTCCTCGGAGGAGGAGCAGTGA
- the Smim29 gene encoding small integral membrane protein 29 isoform X1 yields the protein MDGQQRARTEQLGVPGFQGTQAGIGPSTPPPQYTPSYPRLGTICLPRRASILRAASYLSVSGLSPRPETRSSLLGTGKTDLRIWAQLAGSPGEAPSLGHHYSCSPLRPLASDVMSNTTVPNAPQANSDSMVGYVLGPFFLITLVGVVVAVVMYVQKKKRVDRLRHHLLPMYSYDPAEELHEAEQELLSDVGDPKVVHGWQSGYQQKRMPLLDIKT from the exons ATGGATGGGCAGCAGCGCGCCCGCACGGAGCAGCTCGGGGTGCCGGGGTTCCAAGGTACCCAGGCGGGCATCGGCCCCTCGACACCCCCTCCCCAGTACACCCCATCCTATCCGCGCCTTGGGACCATCTGCCTGCCGAGGCGGGCCAGCATCCTACGAGCGGCCTCATACCTTTCCGTTTCTGGCTTGTCCCCTCGGCCTGAGACCCGGAGCTCGCTACTGGGAACTGGCAAAACTGACCTACGGATATGGGCGCAGTTAGCCG ggAGCCCAGGGGAGGCGCCCTCCCTAGGCCACCACTACTCATGCAGTCCACTCcgccctctggcctctgatgtcATGAGTAACACGACAGTGCCCAATGCCCCCCAGGCCAACAGCGACTCCATGGTGGGTTACGTGTTGGGGCCTTTCTTCCTCATCACCCTGGTCGGAGTGGTGGTGGCCGTG GTAATGTATGTGCAGAAGAAAAAGCG GGTGGACCGGCTTCGCCATCACCTGCTTCCCATGTATAGCTATGACCCGGCAGAAGAGCTCCACGAAGCTGAACAGGAGCTGCTGTCTGATGTGGGAGACCCTAAG GTGGTTCATGGCTGGCAGAGCGGCTACCAGCAGAAGCGAATGCCCCTGCTGGACATCAAGACATGA
- the Smim29 gene encoding small integral membrane protein 29 isoform X3, with protein sequence MYVQKKKRVDRLRHHLLPMYSYDPAEELHEAEQELLSDVGDPKVVHGWQSGYQQKRMPLLDIKT encoded by the exons ATGTATGTGCAGAAGAAAAAGCG GGTGGACCGGCTTCGCCATCACCTGCTTCCCATGTATAGCTATGACCCGGCAGAAGAGCTCCACGAAGCTGAACAGGAGCTGCTGTCTGATGTGGGAGACCCTAAG GTGGTTCATGGCTGGCAGAGCGGCTACCAGCAGAAGCGAATGCCCCTGCTGGACATCAAGACATGA
- the Hmga1 gene encoding high mobility group protein HMG-I/HMG-Y yields MSESVSKSSQPLASKQEKDGTEKRGRGRPRKQPSVSPGTALVGSQKEPSEVPTPKRPRGRPKGSKNKGTAKTRKVTTTPGRKPRGRPKKLEKEEEEGISQESSEEEQ; encoded by the exons ATGAGCGAGTCGGTCTCAAAGTCCAGCCAGCCCCTGGCCTCCAAGCAGGAAAAGGATGGGACTGAGAAGCGAGGCCGGGGCAGGCCGCGCAAGCAGCCTTCGGTGAGTCCTGGGACGGCGCTGGTAGGGAGTCAG AAGGAGCCCAGTGAAGTGCCAACCCCGAAGAGACCCCGGGGCCGGCCGAAGGGAAGCAAGAACAAGGGCACAGCCAAGACGCGG aaagtTACCACAACTCCGGGGAGGAAACCAAGGGGCAGACCCAAGAAACTG gagaaggaggaagaggagggcatcTCCCAGGAGTCCTCGGAGGAGGAGCAGTGA